Proteins co-encoded in one Setaria viridis chromosome 9, Setaria_viridis_v4.0, whole genome shotgun sequence genomic window:
- the LOC117835872 gene encoding acyl transferase 1, translated as MVSFKARRSKPELVSPARPTPLETKALSDLDDQRTLRYYETVIAFFRSCPGCGNRPDDPAKAIKTALAEALVYYYPIAGRLREAAGEKLVVDCTAEGVVFVEADADVRLEEFGKPLLPPYPCVEELLCDAGETRAVVGKPLVLMQVTRLQCGGFVIGFHMCHNIADGFGMVQFVRSVAELARGEAVPTILPVWKRDLLTGCNPSFITHLDAAYNPSPNDLQYKSDDVMLSTPIEDMIVQYFLFGPREIASLRSHVRGSLANSATSFELLTAIMWRCRTIALDYESNQWVRLMITMNARGKWNKHTFIPRGYYGNAHFSPIVEATVNELCSQPLAHTVELVRKTKLSVTKESMKSMIHTIALTRQWPPPMMDRIYEVSDTKWIATNVTRFGWAELVGGGIPLAGDLTSKLGSDHMRCKNEDDEYSTIVSMLLPKPAMERFTNEMSVWLNKHDEKNLVILSAL; from the exons ATGGTGTCCTTCAAGGCGCGTCGCAGTAAGCCCGAGCTGGTGTCACCGGCGCGGCCGACGCCACTCGAGACGAAGGCCCTCTCCGACCTCGATGACCAGCGGACTCTGCGATACTACGAGACGGTCATCGCCTTCTTCCGCAGCTGTCCTGGCTGCGGCAACAGGCCAGATGATCCAGCGAAGGCCATCAAGACGGCACTGGCGGAGGCGCTGGTGTACTACTACCCCATAGCCGGGCGGCTCAGGGAGGCCGCCGGAGAGAAGTTGGTGGTGGACTGCACGGCGGAAGGGGTTGTGTTTGTGGAGGCCGATGCGGATGTGCGGTTGGAAGAATTCGGCAAGCCTCTGTTGCCGCCGTATCCGTGTGTCGAGGAGCTCCTGTGCGATGCAGGTGAAACAAGAGCTGTGGTCGGCAAACCGCTGGTCCTCATGCAG GTTACACGGCTCCAATGTGGTGGATTTGTTATTGGATTCCATATGTGCCATAACATTGCAGATGGATTCGGTATGGTTCAGTTCGTCAGATCTGTAGCTGAATTGGCTCGTGGTGAAGCAGTGCCCACCATTTTGCCGGTTTGGAAAAGAGATCTCCTAACAGGATGCAACCCATCTTTTATCACACATTTGGACGCTGCATATAACCCATCACCAAATGACTTACAATACAAATCTGACGACGTGATGCTGTCAACTCCAATTGAGGACATGATAGTCCAGTACTTCCTCTTTGGGCCAAGGGAGATAGCAAGCCTACGAAGTCACGTAAGGGGATCCCTTGCCAATTCTGCTACATCCTTTGAACTGCTAACTGCAATCATGTGGCGATGCCGTACAATAGCTCTGGATTACGAGTCCAATCAGTGGGTTCGCCTTATGATTACTATGAATGCACGTGGCAAGTGGAATAAACATACATTCATCCCACGTGGTTACTATGGCAACGCACACTTTTCTCCCATAGTAGAAGCCACTGTTAATGAGCTGTGCAGTCAGCCTCTTGCCCACACGGTTGAGCTTGTGCGTAAAACCAAGCTCAGCGTGACAAAGGAAAGCATGAAATCAATGATACATACAATTGCACTGACACGTCAGTGGCCACCTCCGATGATGGACCGAATTTACGAGGTTTCTGATACAAAATGGATTGCCACAAATGTAACGCGGTTTGGATGGGCTGAGTTGGTCGGTGGTGGCATACCACTGGCTGGGGACCTTACTTCAAAGTTAGGAAGCGACCACATGAGATGCAAGAACGAAGATGATGAGTACTCAACCATTGTGTCCATGCTTTTGCCGAAGCCGGCCATGGAGAGGTTCACAAACGAAATGTCTGTTTGGTTGAACAAGCACGATGAGAAGAACTTAGTTATACTGAGTGCCCTCTAG